The proteins below are encoded in one region of Paraburkholderia phenazinium:
- the traJ gene encoding conjugal transfer transcriptional regulator TraJ: MDDAPRRKHQPIRVWCMPEEKARIEANARNAGLSVSRYLRNVGMGYKIEGVIDANLVRQLAKINGDQGRLGGLLKLWLTNSEKLGGQDPEYLRRLIHGVLDRIISMQSALLRLVSDSPPKI, encoded by the coding sequence ATGGACGACGCACCACGTAGAAAGCATCAACCGATTCGCGTTTGGTGCATGCCGGAAGAAAAGGCGCGGATTGAGGCGAACGCTCGCAATGCTGGCTTGAGCGTGTCGCGATATCTGCGCAACGTCGGTATGGGCTACAAGATCGAGGGCGTGATCGACGCTAACCTCGTTCGGCAGTTGGCGAAAATCAACGGGGACCAAGGGCGCCTCGGCGGCTTGTTGAAGCTATGGCTAACAAACAGCGAGAAGTTGGGGGGGCAAGACCCGGAATACCTGCGCCGTCTGATTCATGGCGTCTTGGACCGCATCATTTCCATGCAGAGTGCCTTGCTCAGACTCGTGAGCGACTCACCACCGAAAATTTAG